The genomic DNA ttaaggtaagttctttttatactgatttaataaaagaactagaccttagttattatggaagtgtgtgctcttaatcctaatataataacaagcacatatatttaatatttatttttctttgacttatcaaagggtgagatttagctcgataaatcaaaatgctcgataagttgggaaatggtgttacttatagtgtgacttgttgattatagaagaaaattgtgtcctagtaatctaggttgataatgtccccaagaggagctcataaagattgtcatgttaaactctgcaggtggacttagtccgacatgacgataaggttgagtggtactactcttggactaagacattaattaaaatgagttgtcagtaactgaattaattagtgggcatccgacatcttaaacacagggagactaacacactcataataagaaggagcccaaaatataatttaggattggtgtggtagttcaataataattctttagtggtatgaattattattgatgaaattaagttgtgtgtttggggcgaacacgggaagcttattttcatcgggagaccaaaaccaattcttcctctcggtccctatcgtagtctcttgtatatagagatttatactcaccacatacccacttcttacccaacccaaaggggctggccaagctagcttggaacccaagctagggcgggccaagaccaagtggttgagccaagttggtggtcggccaatgcttggaatccaagcatgatgtggccggccacatcacattaaaagggattttatttataaatttttcttatgtggatttcatggttttaaaagagagtttaaaatttaaatctttccttttatagctttctacaaaagattaagaaaagatttgaaatatttccttatttgtagattgaaaggtagattttaattttgagaaaactttccttttttaaccatgttcatgatttaaaaaagagagtttaaaaattaaatattcccttttataagtttcaacaaaagattaagaaaaaatttgatatctttccttatttgtaaattgaaagtagattttaatttttagagataactttcctttttggaaatcatccacatgtttaaaagaaatattttaatttataaaatttcctttttataatccaccatgaagggaaaaattattgaagacttttttttataaatttccagaaacaaattaggaagttttaattctggtAAATAAAAACATTCCTTGAAGAAAATATAGATGGCCGACCATGTTAtgtgagaaaaggaaattgatttttaattaattaaattttctttttcatggcaaaggaattaaggaagtttttatttaaatttctttatttgccaatatcaaggattataaaagagagggtagaggtgccttcatgataaCAATTCTTTTCTATtgtcctcctctcttccttggtgtggccggccctatattttttcccttctccttttttctatcttctccttggccgaaactcttcatcccttgaagcttggaaggtggccgaatATTgtttagagaagaaggagagaaaggaggctttgtttcttgcatcccttggagcttggtggtggtggtcggacctctacttctcttggagaattgatggtggccgaatctagcttggagaagaaggagcttggtggttctcatctcggaagatcgttgcccacacaatgtccgagattagaagaggaatacggtagaagatcaagaggttatttgcttacaaagaaaggtataactagtaattgttttccgcatcatactagttttctttgtatagttatttttggaaatatcaaacacaagaggcatatgattctagagtttagaatttgtgtttttgtttttcgaatttgtgattcgattgttctttttggttaaacctaagaaggcctagtggtgGATTaaatattttaggaaattaaatattaaatttctattaaaggctttgtcgaggcagtggtggatgatcccatacccaagaaggcctagtgtctcgccatgtttgacctgggagccgattttagaaataaatatttaattaactttgtaacataggttgatttggatcaatagtgttaagttccgcttgcgatccaaatctaaaccataaagaacagataagttaaatttggaatcaataatgttaagttccgtttgcgattcctaatttaacttctaaagaatacaataggttgtttaggaaagattcgacacttgtacaaaatttttatacagtggaaccggtacgatcttcctaggaccaaccaacactctTATAGCGAATTCATAGTAAAAAGTCCAAAAGTTCTATCGCTGATTATATGGTTATTAATGGCAATACAAAGTTCCATATCAAGTTATTATACCTTGTTGTGCTGATTCATTTATCTCTTGATTCTCTTTTCCCAAGAGAAAGACGATCTATCTTTTCAATAGGTTAAATACCATTAATATTCTCAATCTCTCTTTAAAAATGGTAACACTCTATCAGTAATAGTTTATCTCCTTATTCCTCCTTTAATCAAATCCTCTGTTACTAATGACCCCTAACTTGGAATCTGATGAACTCTGACAACTTCGCCAACAGATGAACCAACTGAATCTACTGCTTGCTCAAAAAGAAGCAGCTCTTATAGAGGCACTACAAGATAGAGACTTGCAATTCTCTCTTCGAAAGAAAACTGAGAAACATTGCGTAGTTGTTAAGTCCTGGGTTCGTGCTGACCTAGCCTTAAAAGAAAACGCATATTCAGATCTAGACAATCAGAGACAAGCTAGAATGTATTGGAAGATCAAGCATGATTCCGCCATTTCCCTCGCACTTCAGGAAGCGCAAGCTAAAGATGAGGTAATTGCACAACAACCGCAAAACCTACAGTTAGCCCAGGATGAATTGAGGCAACCCCAACTCATGCTTGAAGGAGAACGAGAGGGAACAAGGCAGGCAGGGCATCTCTGCCCTAGATGACATGCTCGTGACGGGAGTTAAAAGAGAGATTCAATCATCCTAGCAACCTTTATATCTCTAATAATCATAAGTGCAATGGAGTTTGAAGGGATGCAGGAATGTGCTTCTGCACGCTAATCTTATTATACATTAATGAAATTCAAAATAGGACGAATTTTAATTCTTATTCTCGCTCGATTATTTTTCCTTAAGGGTTTTTACGTGTTCCTATTTGTGTCTTCAGCACTTATTGATTTTTGAAGATGGTCTGCTAACCAtcgaattagctgctacaacgtgtaggaGCTAACCGTcaaattagctgctacaacattatagcaTCGTCTATTattccaagtagctactacaacgttgtagcggCTAACAGtcgaattagctgctacaacattgtagcagctatcattcctagtagctactacaacgttgtaaTAGCTAACAGTCGACGTTGTAGTAGCTAACAGTCGAATTAGCTGCTATAGCGTATTAGCGTTGTAGTAGCTATTATTCCAAGTAACtgttacaacgttgtagcagctagctgTGGAATTAATTAACAGTGTAACAATCGAGATGTCCAATAAAGATAATCATATATAAATGGTCAATAATAGGAATAGAGGCGAGAGAATTACAATTTAAAATGAAACAACTTACCAAGtagttgctacacattgtagcagtcacttggttagttagctgctacatgttatagcagctattTGGATAATTAGCTGCTATAAGGTGTAGTAATTAATTGTCGAAGTAGCTATTACAACGTGTAGCGGTTAACTGTCTAAGTGGCTGTAGTTTGCAGGCATTTGTAGTAAGCGTCGACCTAGCATGTTATAGCATAAATTCTTCCTTTCTTCTAATATATATTAGTATCACGAtagggaattacaacttaaaatgaaatgaattatcattggTTTGAAATGTGGGAATTGATGATTGGGCAGTTCCTCACAAATGATATAAGCAAAAGCTGGTAAGAAAGCAGGTAGGGCTTGTTCGTTGTAGGATATATCATTATACAAGTTGAAAAAGCCAGTGGAGTGGAGAAAAGCTTATGATCGAGATTGGAGAGAATTTGGTAAGCAAACCAATGTAGTGTATGTGTTCAGTGGTAATTTCTCAAACTTCCAACCAGCTCGAGAACAAGCATACGACTGTAAATTGTCCAAGTAGCTTACGGTGCTTTTGCTTGCTCAGCAAGAACATGCTACGAAGGAAGACGGCGGCGAGGAAAATTTAGAATTTGAAATTTTTCTCTTTTTATATTTACCATTCGAGATgccttataaattaaaattcaaaatataacaattttaattttagccattaattttaaattgaaatgAATTTCCAATCCCTTCTCATAGTCCATCTGAAGGTTACGTTAAAAAACGATAAATTATAAAGTCAACTTATATTGTCAAATTATAATCAATTGTCAAATGAGTAGGAAGTGAGAAGAAAATCTCTCATTATCTAATTAATTGGGAACCCCCATGAGTATAGATGGATTCAATGCATTAGTACTGACAATAGGGTCggaggaattttataaatttaaatttagttaaatttaatttgaatttagtttatttaaatattatttagctCTTCATGTGAGcttctttaatttttaaaaagcttttatattatgaaatttatttgaTTCGTTAATGAGttagatattaaaaatttaaattccttaaaaaaaaaattatttattatatcatgattcaaatttattcattttaagtaattatatatatatatatatataaactcagGTGTACATACAGGTGACCTCATTCCCATCTATTTTTACTACCATACGGATCTAGGCAAAAAAAGGAAGAGGATGTTTAAAGAAGAAAACTGGAGTTTGTCTTCCTTTTTGCTACCCCTCGGATTGTAACATAATGATGGAATTTTTCGGGAGCAAGGGAATGCTCAAGCACATCCTCGCTCCCCCTAGATCCGTCACGGCCATCCGATGTCTATTTACGACTGTCCAAACGCCATGAACTCTAATCTTTCCATTCACGACTTTTGTGCACTCGTTAGCTCAGAAGTGGGTAAGGATAGCACTTAAAAGGACTGCGAACTGAAGCTGCGAATGATAATGATGCCTGAATAAGGCTCATTATAAAGGTGCTATGTCTCCATGGCGAATTATAATTTGTggtttatacatatatatatatatatatatatatatatatatatcagtcaTCATGTAGCAGCCATCATCACTGATCAACATGTATCTTTGCCACGCATTTTGATGCTTCAGTCTGAAGATCTCCTGTTGGTCGTCATAAATGGGATCAACCACCAAGTAGAATTGTTCCTTCCTTCCGCTAGTGGATTCGATGGTCAATATTTGACGGCTAGAATTGTGAGAGCAGTCCTTATACATGTTCCGATTCCACGTGTAATATAGGAGACATAATCGAAGGACTCAAAAGGGGAttttaataaagaaaaaataaataaatttgaatgtcAATCTGTCATCATGCTTGGCTCAGCTTAACTGATCTGCAACCCTACTGGGGATCATGATAACTTCAGCCACAACACAATGTCACACACCAACCAAGCAAGCAAGAAACCTTTATCAAGCACTCATGGTAAATTGTGTTTCAAGACATTGATCACACCAGAACCAGAGTGAGTGTTTTCAGTGCTTTGGGCAGGGATTGATATTTCAGACCTGCATTTACTTGCAGTTGAGTTGTTTCATAAGCTAAAATCAGGAAGTTCAACAGGGTGTACCATCACTGCTTTTCATACTCGAGCCTCCTAGAAGAACCAAGACTGTCTAATCTGGAGCTTCTAAATCATAAAGAGGAAATCATAAAGATTTGAACTCTATTACTCACTTGAAATCATAAATACACATGTAGtcaaacaaaaaaattttatgaTCAAACTCTACTCTTCCAATATGAAATAGGATACATGTAGCCAGCCTCAAATAGTTGACTAATATGGTTTGATCTAGCCGAGCTTGACCTCGACCTCGACTTCGAACAGTTGCGAATAATATGGCTTGACGATTGATGACCATGATGATGAAGAATTTGCATTCTAACGACCTTCGACAGTTGTGATGGTCATATTGTTTAGTGAATAAGTCTCCAAATTTTCAACTGATGGATCATTTCTTTGGATGGTAAATATTGGCTCTTTAGGTGTATGAGAGATTGCGGTTTCATTTTCGAGCATGAAAACAATTGACGACATTGCTGGTCGGTCGCTCGGGCTGTCCTGAACACACAAGAGACCCACATGGATGCTTCTTAGTGCTTCATCTAGGTAGCAAGTCTGTGTGTTGGAAGAAGGATCTATGAAGTCCTTTGCATTCCCTTCATTCCATAGTTGCCATGCCTGAAAAACACTTCAACTTTGTGAGTATGAAAAGATCGAGCATTCTACTTTGCTAAATTTCAGTGTTTACTCACATAAGCCAAGAGATTGGGGAAGTCAAGCACGAGGTGAAAGCTACTATTTCGTAGGCCGCTCACAATCTCCAAGAGTAATACTCCGAAACTATAGACATCTGATTTCACAGAAAAAAATCCTTGCATTGCGTATTCAGGAGACATGTATCCACTGCAACACATTGCATACCCATTCGATATTAAACTTCTTTTTTCATTGAGCGTTTTTCGTAAGTTCGTGTCACATAATACTTACTAAGTTCCAACAACTCTATTCGTATTTGCTTCATTCTGGTTTCCACCGAAGATCCTTGCCATCCCAAAATCAGATATCTTAGGGTTCATATCCTTGTCCAACAAAATATTGCTCGTCTTAAGATCACGGTGAACAATTCGTAATCTCGAATCCTGATGAAGATAAAGAAGTGCCCGAGCAATTCCTTTGATTATGTTGAACCTCTTCCCCCAATCGAGCTTCGTCTTTAGCACCAGATCTATTCAAATTACTTCGTAAAGCCTAAATCCACAATCATAAAGTTGAATTTCACTACCAAAAAAGTGCGAGGAAACTAACCGAATAGGAAGAAGTCCAAACTCTTGTTGGGCATGTATTCATAAGCTAGTAGTTTCTCTTCTCCATGAATGCAATAGCCAAGAAGCCTGACTAGGTTCCTATGCTGCAACCTAGCAATCAAATTAATCTCATTCTTAAACTCTACTAATCCTTGTCCAGACCCTCTAATTAGTCTTTTAATTGCAATTTCTTGCCCTCCTTGAAGAATGCCCTGAAACAAGAAAAAAATCAACTTCTTCAACCATAAAAACTTCAATCTAATTCTCGGGCAGTCAGGTACACGAAACTCTTACCAATGTTTCTGTGACTAACCCGTAACTTACAGATTGCACAGCAACAACTTTATCGCtgcgccaaagctccccttaaatctaattctcactctatcaaaagaCTTAAAAGATTGTTTGTACCTTGTAAACTATGCCAAAGCCTCCTTGTCCGAGTTTATTTGAAACAGAGAAGTTGTCAGTGGCAAGAACCAGGCTCTCAAAGCTGATCAATGGAAGCTCTGGAGCTTGATCTGCTGCCTCTCCTTCCGCAACTTCTTTAGTACCATAGAAATTGTCCAGGAACTCTCGACTCGAGCTCGAATCGCGTACTAGTTCTTCGCTCTTTGCTCGCTTGAACACACCTTTGATTTGCTCATCAAACATCCACAATGCAAGGGCGCAGGCCAAAACAGAGGCTGCTGCTGAAATGGACAGCACAAGCAGCAGTTtcttcctcctgctgctgctgctcttGCCGCTTGATGCACCTGATTAAAGATGACAATTCAGTTGCATCTTTGCGAGAAGCTAAACGATATATCGAAAAGAGGTATAAAGTTCACCTGAATTGAAGCTCATGAGCTTCAGATACAAGTCCTCTCCTCCAATACTTAGCATCTCAGCATCAACAAAACTCCTTGTCCAAACCAAACACCTTGGAGTTGTAGAATTCCCCACGTTCAGATCAGCATAAGCAAAGGCTTGACAGGAGCAATTGGTCGAGCACTCAGACCTGCATTCGCTCATGTTCATCTTGTTCCTCACGCGCACGAACTGGTCCGGTAACTTCATCCCTGCCACTCGGAGGAAGCTGTCCCCCTCGTCGCACAGGAGAGCTCTCTCCCTCGAGCAACCGCCTGAATGGTCGCCGCCGCTCCAAGCGGTCTTCGACCTCGGCtcgaacccttccaagcacctgCACGCCGGCACTGTTCCGTTGGCGTCGCAGTATGCGAACTGGCCGCAGGATCCGTAAACTTGGCAGCCGATCGGTGCGGATGCGAAGGTTTGCCATAGTTTCGATGCGGAGTCCCAGCTCAGGAGCTGCAGCTGGCCGGAGTGGTTTAGGGTGTACCTGGTGTAGGGCGACGAGTCCGATACGCTAATGGTGAGGAGGAATCCGTCTTCGTCTGCTAAGATCGTCAAGTAGATCACGGAGTTGGAGCTCGGGCCGCGCGAACCGGTGAACACGTTGCCGCTCCACACTTGGCTCCGGTAGTAGATCTCCGAGCCTCTCCATGTCATGAGCTGAAGGGAAGTGGTCGAGTCGACGCCGAAGGTGAAGTTCCCCGGCGAGGGGTCGTCGGCGGCCTTCCACGAGGTGAACCGGGTGTGCGAGCGGTCGCCGTAGGCGTATCGGAGGCTCATGCCGGGCAGAAAGGTGTCCGTTGGGTGATCGAAGCTCTGCCAGAGGACGCCGCCTTCGCCGTCTCGGAGAACTAGGTTCCCGGTGTTGAGTAGCACCGCCGCCGCCGCGGCTCCTGGTGGGTTGGCCGACCAGAAGGTGAAGTTTCTCCCGCGCGAGCCGACGACGCGGAGGCTGCGGTCGTCGGCGAAGAGGAGTGCCGCGGGCTGGCCGGTGACGGGGCTCTCCCTGTTGGCGACCCAGATTACGGTCCTCTGGGGGATGTTGTACCAGACGCCGAGGTAGAGGTCCCCGCCGGTGCTCCTCGGGGAGAAGAAGCCGAGGACGAAGGTGCCGCCGTCGGAGGTCAAGGTCTCATTGGAAGGCATGAGCTGGCCGGGAGTCAGCCTGTCATATGAAAAGCAGAGGAGCAAATGCAGAGAGGAAAGGAGGAGGATTTTGGCGATGGGCAGAGACTTCGCCATTGCCTTTCTCGAGCTTCAATCTTCGATTGCGTCTGTCTTTCAGTGGAAATGACTGAAGCACACAAACGGTCCCGCCTTTCCTTTGCGTTGACGTCTTTTGCGTTGACGTTGACCTTAAACAGCCTTAGTGGAACCATGCGTTGTCTTCTTCTAAAGAGGCAAAGGAGAAATGGGGCACGTATCTGTCATCTCGGACAAGGTTAGATGGCTAAAATTAATCGCGATCCACCGGACGATGAAGATGCATTGGACGTAAATCATGTTAATCAATAAAAAcaaactataaataaataaatttatattattaaattcaataactattgaaataaatttaaaattttaatttaattgagaaCTTAAGGTCATGCCGAATTTAAATTAATCTCgaactcatttaaaaaaattaaactattttaaccatttaattcattttaaatttgactatcaaataaatttgaatgtcAAAAATTTAATTAGACTTAATTCATTTAGACCATCTCCAACCCATAAAGGTATCCGCATTGCTCCCATTAATGGGGTGATATAATATTCCCTTTATTAAAATCATTGTGAGGAGGTGTTATAACCTTTTTCACTTAGAATACGTTCAAGATGGCATGAGGTGGGTCAGACCTAGCTCACCTCGTgagtatattattttttttatgttaattatttaaaatatatataaattttaaaattaaaaatagaattaaatggataaataataaaacatgagtatatttttaataatattattatttatttatttttaaatgataataatatgatttttgtaatctattttatttaataaatatatttataaatgttaatattatttttaaaaatagatttttttaaaaaaataagattaataatagtaattattttaatatgttaaaatctatttaaaatagatttatttaatatcatataattttaagattattGAGTAGGATTGTGGATTTGTGGGACCAAATAATGAGTATTAATATTAAAAGGAATATGGATGAAAGATATATGTTGTTATAATAAGTATATGATAGTGGACCCCATATTTTTTATGAGATGGTGGGTATTATAATGAGAGTGAGTTGTGGAGACTCTAACATTATATTTGATATAGTTTTCATATTAAAATGGTGCAATTTCAACACCAGCTTCAACTCACTCACACCGTATCACACCAAAAAGTAATATTctctaaaatattctatttttcttattcataatttaattaccaacatatattttaatttattaagattttaaatGATaactattatatttaaaattaatacttcaTTGATATTTGATAgactaaattttataaaattttgcatccaactaatatatatatatataaactataatttccatttaaaatttttattacatAATTgttccaatataaatatattttaaaaaattataaaatcacatataattaagataaaatatttttattttttatttaaaataaacaatgaaacttaattaaaagtacaatattaaagattttaatttttttaattattatattattcCCGTAAATGCTGAATTAATACATTTTGAAAGGCAATATGAGCTTCTTTATCTTTGATTTATTTGTATTGAGTTAGAAACTTTTTAAATAGAGTACTATCATCTATTGTTGGCTCAACATCTAGAGTCAACATCTCAAAGTATTTCATGATTGGTGCATTTAAATCACGTTCATTTTCAATTATCATATTATACATAATAATACATGATGTCATTATatcatgtaaaatatttttctactAAAAACATGAAAGGCCTGCAATAATTGTAAAACGTGATTAGAGCATGTCAAATACTCGTTCAACATCCTTTTAACACGCTTTTTGTTTCATTACAAATAATTTATTCTTTAGACCTCATTTTAGGTATATATCATCATCTAATTTTAGGTATTTATTCTTTCGACCTCATTAGTGTAATTGAtaatgtattttatatttatgcatattaaaacttttaatattttattttattttttatgaaattagtgatataatttataaatataattataattaaaacatattaaataaattaaaaatattaatgttAATAAATTCAATCTTTataaatatgcataataaaattaaaatatgctactaaatatacttaatttaaatttataataaataattaatattaataaagacaaataaaattacaattacaaattaattatatttaattttattaattatataattatataataagattaaaaaaatagaaacccTCTCCCACACCAAATATGATGTTGTGAATATATGGTGTTGCATTATTCCCACGTCATATTTTGATGTGTGAATTTGGTGCATGGATGGGAGAGGTTTAGtgttatttttacaaaaaaaaaaataaataaataaaaaattaaacatggTGTTTTGGTATAGGGGATGCAGATGATCTAACAATCTTAAGCTTTCTAGAACCTACTCATTAATTctgaaaaaattcaaaattaaattaagttgatattttttttcttttcacagtaaaaaaaaatttaaaatttattaataattttttaattacttttaaaatatgtattgatataatttttttaatctcaaaTCTTAAGATTGATAAGAtcgtaaataaaataatttatataaatatctTAAATCGATATTAGAAAATATATCTTTTTTTTATCATCTTGCTATCATCAAATATAATATATTCTTatcaatttaaaatatttgtcagtTTAGAATATACAAAAGCGATCAGATGAGTTATTAATCCATGATAGGGTGATCAACCCGTAACAGGCTAATTATTTAACAGGGCGAGGACGGGTTCATCAATCAACTTAGCGGGTTAAAAAATTttcaacccaacccaatccaagaTGAATTACGGATTTGACAGGCCAATCCGAGagccaataattttttttaaaaaaaaattaaaaaatatttcatactttcaaaattttatttaagaaagatttcattaatt from Zingiber officinale cultivar Zhangliang chromosome 4A, Zo_v1.1, whole genome shotgun sequence includes the following:
- the LOC121972125 gene encoding G-type lectin S-receptor-like serine/threonine-protein kinase B120 isoform X1, encoding MAKSLPIAKILLLSSLHLLLCFSYDRLTPGQLMPSNETLTSDGGTFVLGFFSPRSTGGDLYLGVWYNIPQRTVIWVANRESPVTGQPAALLFADDRSLRVVGSRGRNFTFWSANPPGAAAAAVLLNTGNLVLRDGEGGVLWQSFDHPTDTFLPGMSLRYAYGDRSHTRFTSWKAADDPSPGNFTFGVDSTTSLQLMTWRGSEIYYRSQVWSGNVFTGSRGPSSNSVIYLTILADEDGFLLTISVSDSSPYTRYTLNHSGQLQLLSWDSASKLWQTFASAPIGCQVYGSCGQFAYCDANGTVPACRCLEGFEPRSKTAWSGGDHSGGCSRERALLCDEGDSFLRVAGMKLPDQFVRVRNKMNMSECRSECSTNCSCQAFAYADLNVGNSTTPRCLVWTRSFVDAEMLSIGGEDLYLKLMSFNSGASSGKSSSSRRKKLLLVLSISAAASVLACALALWMFDEQIKGVFKRAKSEELVRDSSSSREFLDNFYGTKEVAEGEAADQAPELPLISFESLVLATDNFSVSNKLGQGGFGIVYKGILQGGQEIAIKRLIRGSGQGLVEFKNEINLIARLQHRNLVRLLGYCIHGEEKLLAYEYMPNKSLDFFLFDLVLKTKLDWGKRFNIIKGIARALLYLHQDSRLRIVHRDLKTSNILLDKDMNPKISDFGMARIFGGNQNEANTNRVVGTYGYMSPEYAMQGFFSVKSDVYSFGVLLLEIVSGLRNSSFHLVLDFPNLLAYAWQLWNEGNAKDFIDPSSNTQTCYLDEALRSIHVGLLCVQDSPSDRPAMSSIVFMLENETAISHTPKEPIFTIQRNDPSVENLETYSLNNMTITTVEGR
- the LOC121972125 gene encoding G-type lectin S-receptor-like serine/threonine-protein kinase B120 isoform X2, with product MAKSLPIAKILLLSSLHLLLCFSYDRLTPGQLMPSNETLTSDGGTFVLGFFSPRSTGGDLYLGVWYNIPQRTVIWVANRESPVTGQPAALLFADDRSLRVVGSRGRNFTFWSANPPGAAAAAVLLNTGNLVLRDGEGGVLWQSFDHPTDTFLPGMSLRYAYGDRSHTRFTSWKAADDPSPGNFTFGVDSTTSLQLMTWRGSEIYYRSQVWSGNVFTGSRGPSSNSVIYLTILADEDGFLLTISVSDSSPYTRYTLNHSGQLQLLSWDSASKLWQTFASAPIGCQVYGSCGQFAYCDANGTVPACRCLEGFEPRSKTAWSGGDHSGGCSRERALLCDEGDSFLRVAGMKLPDQFVRVRNKMNMSECRCLVWTRSFVDAEMLSIGGEDLYLKLMSFNSGASSGKSSSSRRKKLLLVLSISAAASVLACALALWMFDEQIKGVFKRAKSEELVRDSSSSREFLDNFYGTKEVAEGEAADQAPELPLISFESLVLATDNFSVSNKLGQGGFGIVYKGILQGGQEIAIKRLIRGSGQGLVEFKNEINLIARLQHRNLVRLLGYCIHGEEKLLAYEYMPNKSLDFFLFDLVLKTKLDWGKRFNIIKGIARALLYLHQDSRLRIVHRDLKTSNILLDKDMNPKISDFGMARIFGGNQNEANTNRVVGTYGYMSPEYAMQGFFSVKSDVYSFGVLLLEIVSGLRNSSFHLVLDFPNLLAYAWQLWNEGNAKDFIDPSSNTQTCYLDEALRSIHVGLLCVQDSPSDRPAMSSIVFMLENETAISHTPKEPIFTIQRNDPSVENLETYSLNNMTITTVEGR